In Deinococcus fonticola, a genomic segment contains:
- the trxA gene encoding thioredoxin, which yields MKPVELTDSNFSNEISEGLTLVDFWAPWCGPCRIIAPVVEELAGQYEGRVKVGKVNVDDNPATAGQFRVMSIPTLILFKDGQPVDTLVGAQPKRAFEALLDKHAGASVAAN from the coding sequence ATGAAACCCGTTGAGCTTACGGACAGCAACTTCAGCAACGAAATTTCCGAGGGGTTGACCCTGGTGGACTTCTGGGCTCCCTGGTGTGGCCCCTGCCGCATCATCGCGCCAGTCGTCGAGGAACTCGCCGGTCAGTACGAGGGGCGCGTCAAGGTAGGCAAGGTGAATGTCGACGACAACCCCGCCACCGCCGGACAGTTCCGCGTCATGAGCATTCCCACCCTGATTCTTTTCAAGGACGGCCAGCCCGTCGACACCCTGGTCGGTGCACAGCCCAAGCGCGCCTTCGAGGCCCTGCTCGACAAGCACGCCGGGGCCAGCGTCGCCGCGAACTGA
- a CDS encoding DUF309 domain-containing protein: MRSDLQEGAALFNAGLWWEAHEAWEGPWMSARGQERQFIQGLILLAAALHKRWHHGSLTSRNFEKALTKLADVPEVYGGINVARLREEVRLALNTEGMHPQIPLPSA; the protein is encoded by the coding sequence ATGCGGTCGGATTTGCAGGAGGGCGCGGCCCTGTTCAACGCGGGCTTGTGGTGGGAGGCCCACGAGGCCTGGGAGGGGCCGTGGATGAGCGCCCGGGGCCAGGAGCGGCAGTTCATTCAGGGCCTGATTCTGCTGGCGGCGGCCCTGCACAAGCGCTGGCACCATGGCAGCCTGACTTCCCGCAATTTCGAGAAGGCCCTGACGAAACTCGCAGACGTGCCGGAGGTGTATGGGGGCATAAATGTCGCCCGGCTCCGCGAGGAGGTTCGCCTGGCCCTGAACACCGAGGGAATGCACCCCCAGATTCCTCTGCCGTCAGCCTGA
- a CDS encoding carbohydrate kinase family protein: MSERQPLVSLGDLTWDVLAKPDTMLLPGGDTTGRMELSGGGSAANLAVWARRVGHPSTFVGKIGQDRFGDLAVQELEAEDVQAEVIATRAHLTGVILALIDRRGQRAMLTGQGADWELLPEELPVKVLEGAGHLHLTAWSLFRDPPRAAALAAARLAKAAGATLSLDPGSFQMIQQMGVDSFLNVVDGIPFDVMFPNDDEARAMSGEHQHDRALDWLRERYPQALVVLKMDEDGALIEGPQTPRVHVPATDDQLVDATGAGDAFGGAFLAGWLRHRDAQKAAQVAVQVGGWVVSRFGARPPADDELTRRLTLQAVSA; encoded by the coding sequence ATGAGCGAACGTCAACCTCTGGTCTCGCTGGGTGATCTCACCTGGGACGTCCTGGCGAAACCCGACACCATGCTGCTGCCCGGCGGGGACACCACCGGCCGAATGGAACTTTCCGGCGGCGGCAGTGCCGCGAACCTGGCGGTGTGGGCGCGGCGCGTGGGCCACCCGTCGACTTTTGTGGGCAAGATCGGCCAGGACCGTTTCGGTGACCTGGCCGTGCAGGAACTGGAGGCCGAGGACGTGCAGGCCGAGGTGATCGCCACCCGGGCGCACCTGACGGGCGTGATTCTGGCCCTGATCGACCGCCGGGGCCAGCGGGCCATGCTGACCGGACAGGGCGCGGACTGGGAGTTGCTGCCCGAGGAGCTGCCGGTGAAAGTACTGGAAGGCGCGGGGCACCTGCACCTGACTGCCTGGAGCCTCTTTCGTGACCCGCCCCGCGCGGCGGCGCTGGCGGCGGCCAGGCTGGCCAAGGCGGCGGGCGCGACCCTCAGCCTCGATCCGGGGAGTTTCCAGATGATTCAGCAGATGGGTGTCGACAGCTTTCTCAATGTTGTGGATGGTATTCCTTTTGACGTGATGTTCCCCAACGACGACGAAGCCCGCGCCATGAGCGGTGAACACCAGCACGACAGGGCGCTGGACTGGCTGCGGGAGCGTTACCCGCAGGCGCTGGTGGTGCTGAAAATGGACGAGGACGGCGCCCTGATCGAGGGGCCGCAGACGCCGCGCGTACACGTACCCGCCACGGATGACCAGCTGGTGGACGCCACGGGCGCGGGCGACGCCTTCGGCGGGGCGTTCCTGGCCGGGTGGCTCAGGCACCGTGACGCGCAAAAGGCCGCGCAGGTGGCGGTGCAGGTGGGGGGCTGGGTGGTGTCGCGCTTCGGTGCCCGACCGCCCGCCGACGACGAACTCACGCGCCGCCTGACCTTGCAGGCGGTGAGCGCGTGA
- the mltG gene encoding endolytic transglycosylase MltG, which translates to MTRLQGGGLPTWLKVLLALLVLALLAVLGAAMYVKSLFGPAGGGTYELEIKPGETPGTIARKLEENRIVKNARVLRYVMDQNGTASKLKEGFYDLNGKMSVNQVADKLAGPARIQVVNVTIPEGRRIKDLPAIFQAAGFNGAQIAAALKDTSLSTYASGKQPDLEGFVFPATYEFRPKDSASTMVKKMVERMDQEFTPANVAKAKAQGLSVRGWVILASMVQAEAANDGEMPVIAGVFLNRLDEGIALGSDPTVAYGLNKDLPELDRSAGDFTKDTPYSTYTRQGLPAGPINNPGNPALMAVLDPKRKMNDGRDALYFLHARDGKIYVNHTYAEHLQDNERHR; encoded by the coding sequence GTGACGCGCCTGCAAGGGGGCGGCCTGCCCACCTGGCTCAAGGTGCTGCTGGCCCTGCTGGTGCTGGCCCTGCTGGCGGTGCTGGGCGCGGCCATGTACGTGAAAAGCCTGTTCGGCCCGGCGGGCGGCGGAACTTACGAACTGGAGATCAAACCCGGCGAAACGCCCGGCACCATTGCCCGCAAACTGGAAGAAAACCGCATCGTGAAAAACGCGCGCGTGCTGCGCTACGTCATGGATCAGAACGGCACCGCCAGCAAGCTGAAGGAAGGGTTCTATGACCTCAACGGCAAGATGAGCGTGAATCAGGTGGCGGACAAACTGGCTGGCCCCGCCCGCATTCAGGTGGTCAACGTGACTATCCCCGAAGGCCGGCGTATCAAAGACCTGCCGGCCATCTTCCAGGCAGCCGGCTTTAATGGCGCGCAGATTGCCGCCGCACTGAAGGACACCAGCCTCAGCACGTACGCCAGCGGCAAGCAACCCGACCTGGAAGGCTTCGTGTTCCCCGCCACCTACGAATTCCGGCCCAAGGACAGCGCCAGTACCATGGTGAAAAAGATGGTAGAGCGCATGGATCAGGAATTCACGCCCGCCAACGTCGCCAAAGCCAAAGCGCAGGGCCTCAGCGTGCGCGGCTGGGTGATCCTGGCCAGCATGGTGCAGGCCGAAGCTGCCAATGACGGCGAAATGCCCGTCATTGCCGGGGTGTTCCTGAACCGCCTGGATGAGGGCATTGCGCTGGGCAGCGACCCCACCGTCGCCTACGGTCTGAACAAAGACCTGCCGGAACTTGACCGGAGCGCCGGGGACTTTACCAAGGACACGCCCTACAGCACCTACACCCGCCAGGGGCTGCCCGCCGGGCCGATCAACAACCCCGGCAACCCCGCTTTAATGGCTGTCCTCGATCCCAAGCGCAAAATGAACGACGGGCGCGACGCCCTGTACTTCCTGCACGCCAGAGACGGCAAAATCTACGTGAACCACACCTACGCCGAGCACCTGCAGGACAACGAGCGCCACCGCTGA